The proteins below come from a single Caulobacter flavus genomic window:
- a CDS encoding methylmalonyl-CoA mutase family protein — translation MSEAPAPLADDFGPPDEALAQAKWLKLVEKTLKGADFDETLTRPTPDGIAIRPLYTVADAVTVARDLRPRDIDRPWDLRTRVAHPDPRHAGAEILKDLENGAASVLLALDPAGQTGVAVGSREDLARVLDGVLLDLAPVALDAGFLGPKAADWLASLAKAAPNAPLAFHMDPLTAWMQAGVSPGPIESHVFSAATVGARLAETYATASLFLATGRAVHEAGGSNTEELSVMAASAVAYAKALVRSGLSMEEAWSRIVLGVSLDGEYFTGVAKVRAVRALWDQLTRACGVVAPARIEARSSQRMLARADAWTNLLRLTAAGFAGAVGGADTVVLGNFTDAVGLPTAFARRQARNTQLVLMEESHLGRVADPAGGAWYLDTLTDQLARAAWGGFQAIENDGGIVKALESGLIADIVAETREGQQAAFADKSRKILGVTAFPNADDKTPETLTPDPGAFAVDGPDPRLPGPDSRCPALVPIRFAAAFEGA, via the coding sequence GTGAGCGAGGCGCCCGCCCCACTGGCCGACGACTTCGGCCCGCCCGACGAAGCCCTGGCCCAGGCCAAGTGGTTGAAACTGGTCGAAAAGACCCTGAAAGGGGCCGACTTCGACGAGACCCTGACACGCCCCACGCCTGACGGCATCGCCATCCGCCCGCTCTACACCGTCGCCGACGCCGTGACCGTGGCCCGCGACCTGCGCCCGCGCGACATCGATCGCCCCTGGGACCTGCGCACGCGCGTCGCCCATCCCGATCCCAGGCACGCAGGCGCCGAGATCCTGAAAGACCTGGAGAACGGCGCGGCCTCGGTGCTGCTGGCGCTGGATCCGGCCGGCCAGACCGGCGTGGCCGTCGGCTCGCGCGAGGATCTGGCCCGCGTGCTCGACGGGGTGCTGCTGGATCTGGCGCCCGTGGCGCTGGACGCCGGGTTCCTTGGGCCCAAGGCCGCCGACTGGCTGGCCAGCCTGGCCAAGGCCGCGCCCAACGCCCCGCTGGCTTTCCACATGGACCCGCTCACCGCCTGGATGCAGGCGGGCGTCAGCCCCGGCCCGATCGAGAGCCACGTCTTCTCGGCCGCCACGGTCGGCGCGCGCCTGGCCGAGACCTACGCGACGGCCAGCCTTTTCCTGGCCACGGGCCGCGCCGTGCACGAGGCCGGCGGCTCCAACACCGAGGAACTGTCCGTGATGGCCGCCAGCGCCGTGGCCTACGCCAAGGCTCTGGTCCGTTCGGGCCTCTCCATGGAAGAGGCCTGGTCGCGCATCGTGCTGGGCGTCAGCCTAGACGGCGAATACTTCACCGGCGTGGCCAAGGTCCGCGCGGTCCGCGCGCTGTGGGATCAGTTGACCCGGGCCTGCGGCGTCGTGGCGCCGGCGCGCATCGAGGCCCGCTCGTCGCAGCGCATGCTGGCCAGGGCCGACGCCTGGACCAACCTGCTGCGCCTGACCGCCGCCGGCTTCGCCGGGGCCGTGGGCGGCGCCGACACCGTGGTGCTCGGCAACTTCACCGACGCCGTCGGCCTGCCGACCGCCTTCGCCCGCCGCCAGGCCCGCAACACCCAGCTCGTGCTGATGGAAGAGAGCCACCTGGGTCGCGTCGCCGACCCGGCCGGCGGCGCCTGGTATCTCGACACCCTGACCGACCAGCTGGCGCGCGCCGCCTGGGGCGGCTTCCAGGCCATCGAGAACGACGGCGGGATCGTCAAGGCGTTGGAAAGCGGCCTGATCGCCGACATCGTCGCCGAGACCCGCGAGGGACAACAGGCCGCCTTCGCCGACAAAAGCCGCAAGATCCTGGGCGTCACCGCCTTCCCGAACGCCGACGACAAGACGCCCGAGACCCTGACGCCCGATCCGGGCGCCTTCGCGGTCGACGGCCCCGATCCGCGCCTGCCGGGCCCAGACAGCCGGTGCCCGGCGCTGGTTCCCATCCGCTTCGCCGCCGCCTTCGAGGGAGCCTGA
- a CDS encoding TMEM165/GDT1 family protein, with product MESLLVSTLVVAIAEIGDKTQLLAIILATRFKKPIPIIMGILVATLLNHALAALAGSLVAHYLQGAWFQWLIAISFIAMAAWALIPDKADDEEGGAVGRYGVFATTAVAFFLVEMGDKTQIATVALGAQFHSVTLVAAGTTLGMMLANVPAVYLGEAATRIVPLKYVRIGAALIFLGLGLWGVATLLGLFK from the coding sequence ATGGAATCCCTACTCGTCTCGACCCTGGTCGTGGCCATCGCCGAGATCGGCGACAAGACCCAGCTTCTGGCCATCATCCTGGCCACGCGCTTCAAGAAGCCGATCCCGATCATCATGGGCATACTGGTCGCCACGCTGCTGAACCACGCCCTGGCGGCGCTGGCCGGCTCGCTGGTCGCCCACTATCTGCAAGGCGCCTGGTTCCAGTGGCTGATCGCCATCTCGTTCATCGCCATGGCCGCGTGGGCCCTGATCCCCGACAAGGCCGACGACGAAGAGGGCGGTGCGGTCGGCCGCTACGGCGTGTTCGCGACCACGGCCGTCGCCTTCTTCCTGGTCGAGATGGGCGACAAGACCCAGATCGCCACCGTGGCCCTGGGCGCCCAGTTCCACAGCGTGACCCTGGTGGCCGCCGGCACCACGCTGGGCATGATGCTGGCCAACGTGCCGGCCGTGTATCTGGGCGAGGCCGCGACCAGGATCGTGCCGCTGAAGTACGTGCGCATCGGCGCGGCGCTGATCTTCCTGGGTCTTGGCCTGTGGGGCGTCGCCACCCTGCTGGGCCTCTTCAAGTAA
- a CDS encoding DUF2793 domain-containing protein — MSDAATPRLSLPYVAAGQAQKHVTVNEGLARLDGLVQPCVVSRTVTSQPSAPADGALWIRPAAATGADWAAAPAHSLMRFEAGAWEAIAPAAGFTAWIADEGQAAVFTGSAWVALSSTFTSLTAARSPFGADVRVEIREVEAALSGASVTTTAVIPARSIVLGVSTRTSAAVTGAISYSCGVAGEPGKFGASLGVGLNASNIGVVGPTAYYADTPVVLTAAGGSFVGGKVRVSIQLLRFEAPAAV; from the coding sequence ATGTCCGACGCCGCCACGCCCCGTCTTTCGCTGCCCTACGTGGCCGCGGGGCAAGCCCAGAAGCACGTCACCGTCAACGAGGGCCTCGCCCGCCTGGACGGCCTCGTCCAGCCGTGCGTCGTCAGCCGCACGGTGACCTCTCAGCCCTCCGCGCCCGCCGACGGCGCCCTGTGGATCCGCCCCGCCGCCGCGACCGGCGCCGACTGGGCGGCCGCGCCCGCCCACAGCTTGATGCGCTTCGAGGCCGGCGCCTGGGAGGCCATCGCCCCGGCTGCCGGCTTCACCGCCTGGATCGCCGACGAAGGCCAGGCCGCCGTGTTCACCGGCTCGGCCTGGGTGGCGCTGTCGTCGACCTTCACCAGCTTGACCGCCGCCCGCTCGCCGTTCGGGGCCGACGTCCGCGTCGAGATCCGCGAGGTCGAGGCCGCCCTCAGCGGCGCCTCGGTGACCACGACGGCCGTGATCCCGGCCCGCTCGATCGTGCTCGGCGTCTCCACCCGCACCAGCGCCGCGGTCACCGGCGCGATCTCCTACAGCTGCGGCGTCGCTGGCGAGCCCGGCAAGTTCGGCGCGTCGCTGGGCGTCGGTTTGAACGCCAGCAACATCGGGGTGGTGGGGCCGACGGCGTACTATGCCGACACGCCGGTGGTGCTCACCGCGGCCGGCGGCAGCTTCGTCGGCGGCAAGGTGCGGGTGTCCATTCAACTGCTGCGGTTCGAGGCCCCGGCGGCGGTTTAG
- a CDS encoding peptidylprolyl isomerase, producing MTDIARRTLIGAAGLVIATPGLALAAGKPRVAIQTSAGLIVVELEDKKAPITSANFLRYVDAKKYDGGTFYRASRTKGVKGAGSIQGAPPPRARRFAPIAHESTAKTGIRHKPGVISMARNAPGTATCDFFICASAMPYLDAHPGAKGDNQGFAAFGTVVEGLPIVKKILAMPTGGPAYTEAMKDEMLKAPVQILGMKRAG from the coding sequence ATGACCGACATCGCCCGCCGCACCCTGATCGGCGCCGCCGGCCTCGTCATCGCGACGCCCGGCCTGGCCCTCGCCGCCGGCAAGCCGCGCGTGGCGATCCAGACCAGCGCCGGCCTGATCGTGGTCGAGCTGGAGGACAAGAAGGCGCCGATCACCTCGGCCAACTTCCTGCGCTACGTGGATGCGAAGAAGTACGATGGCGGGACCTTCTATCGCGCCTCGCGCACCAAGGGCGTGAAGGGCGCGGGCTCGATCCAGGGCGCCCCGCCGCCGCGCGCGCGCCGGTTCGCACCGATCGCGCATGAGAGCACCGCCAAGACGGGCATCCGCCACAAGCCGGGCGTGATCTCGATGGCCCGCAACGCGCCTGGCACCGCCACCTGCGACTTCTTCATCTGCGCCAGCGCCATGCCATACCTGGACGCCCATCCGGGCGCGAAAGGCGACAACCAGGGCTTCGCGGCCTTCGGCACGGTGGTCGAGGGGCTGCCGATCGTGAAGAAGATCCTGGCCATGCCGACGGGCGGACCCGCCTATACCGAGGCGATGAAGGACGAGATGCTGAAGGCCCCGGTTCAGATCCTGGGCATGAAGCGCGCTGGCTAG
- a CDS encoding hydantoinase B/oxoprolinase family protein, which translates to MTLDDPRATGWEFWIDRGGTFTDIVARRPDGRLVTHKLLSENPEQYEDAAVAGVRALLEAGGGGTVEAVKMGTTVATNALLERKGEPTLLAITRGHADALRIGQQARPKLFDRNIVKPEALYTRVIEIDERIGVDGEVVRPLDEAAAREGLQAAYDSGFRAVAIVLLHGFRFTDHEARVAAIAREIGFTQVSASHEVSPLMKLVGRGDTAVVDAYLSPILRRYVDQVASRLGEETRLFFMQSNGGLTDARAFRGKDAILSGPAGGVVGMARTAAQAGFNRVIGFDMGGTSTDVCHYAGEYERAYETVVAGVRMRSPMMNIHTVAAGGGSICSFDGARLRVGPASAGANPGPACYRRGGPLTVTDCNVMLGKLQPEFFPHVFGPNADQPLDRDVVAQRFEALAAEIAAATGKAMKPAEIAEGFLTIAVENMAKAVRQISIQRGYDVTRYVLACFGGAGGQHACLVADALGMKTVMIHPFAGVLSAYGMGLADLRLLREATVELRLDEAGEVLPARAAALAAEAEAALRAQDAPLLRVETEAAVLVKYAGTDTPLRVPLSDAAGVKAAFETLHQRRFGFVSPSTPLVVETLSVEAIGHADAGDAADLKSAGPDATGPLATVEVRMAGSPHATPVFDRDRMKIGAEVAGPAIIREATGTTIVEPGWRARVDDHQNLILDRVEALAPRRAAGTDADPVMLEVFNNLFMAVAEEMGFALQNTAYSVNIKERLDFSCALFDRDGNLIANAPHMPVHLGSMGDSVRAIRDARSNDGRGMKAGDVYMLNAPYAGGTHLPDVTVVMPVFDAAGALLFYVAARGHQGDIGGVTPGSMPPGSRTVEEEGVLIENFLLVEGGRFLEAETRALLASGRWPARNPDQNIGDLKAQVAACARGAESLTGLVAEFGQEVVEAYMAHVQDNAEEAVRRVLAKLSDGAFAYELDDGSVVKAAITVDQAARTARVDFTGTSDQVPTNFNAPASICRAAALYVFRTLVDDEIPMNDGCLRPVELVIPEGSMLKPRYPAAVVAGNVETSQVVVDALYGALGVMAAAQGTMNNFTFGDDRRQYYETICGGAGAGPDFDGADAVQTHMTNSRLTDPEVLETRYPVRVEAFSIRRGSGGAGEHRGGDGVVRTIGFREPMTVTLLSNRRRVPPFGLHGGASGALGRARIERADGSVQILAATDEAQVAAGDRVVIETPGGGGWGKG; encoded by the coding sequence ATGACCCTCGACGATCCGCGCGCGACCGGCTGGGAATTCTGGATCGATCGCGGCGGCACCTTCACCGACATCGTCGCCCGCCGGCCGGACGGTCGGCTGGTTACTCACAAGCTGCTGTCGGAAAATCCCGAGCAGTACGAGGACGCCGCCGTCGCCGGAGTCCGCGCGCTGCTCGAGGCGGGCGGCGGCGGGACGGTCGAGGCGGTGAAGATGGGCACCACGGTGGCCACCAACGCCCTGCTGGAACGCAAGGGCGAGCCGACCCTGCTGGCGATCACCAGGGGCCACGCCGACGCCCTGCGCATCGGCCAGCAGGCCCGGCCCAAGCTGTTCGACCGCAATATCGTCAAGCCCGAGGCCCTGTACACCCGCGTGATCGAGATCGACGAGCGGATCGGCGTCGACGGCGAAGTGGTGCGTCCGCTCGACGAGGCGGCCGCCCGTGAAGGCCTGCAAGCCGCCTACGACTCCGGTTTTCGCGCCGTGGCGATCGTGCTGTTGCATGGCTTCCGATTCACCGACCACGAGGCCCGGGTCGCGGCGATCGCCCGCGAGATCGGCTTCACCCAGGTCTCGGCCAGCCACGAGGTCAGTCCGCTGATGAAGCTGGTCGGCCGAGGCGACACGGCGGTGGTCGACGCCTACCTGTCTCCGATCCTGCGCCGCTATGTCGACCAGGTGGCCTCGCGGCTGGGGGAGGAGACGCGGCTCTTCTTCATGCAGTCGAACGGCGGCCTGACCGACGCCCGCGCCTTCCGGGGCAAGGACGCCATTCTCTCGGGGCCGGCCGGCGGCGTGGTCGGCATGGCCAGGACGGCGGCGCAGGCGGGGTTCAACCGCGTCATCGGCTTCGACATGGGCGGCACCTCGACCGACGTCTGCCACTACGCCGGCGAATACGAGCGGGCCTACGAGACGGTGGTGGCGGGCGTGCGGATGCGCAGCCCCATGATGAACATCCATACCGTGGCGGCCGGCGGCGGCTCGATCTGCAGCTTCGACGGCGCGCGGCTGCGGGTGGGGCCGGCCTCGGCCGGGGCGAATCCGGGACCTGCCTGCTATCGCCGCGGCGGACCGCTGACGGTGACCGACTGCAACGTCATGCTGGGCAAGCTGCAGCCCGAGTTCTTCCCGCACGTCTTCGGCCCGAACGCCGACCAGCCTCTGGACCGCGACGTGGTCGCTCAGCGCTTCGAGGCCCTGGCGGCCGAGATCGCCGCCGCGACCGGCAAGGCCATGAAGCCTGCCGAGATCGCCGAGGGCTTCCTGACCATCGCCGTCGAGAACATGGCGAAAGCCGTGCGTCAGATCTCGATCCAGCGCGGCTACGACGTCACCCGCTATGTCCTGGCCTGCTTCGGCGGGGCGGGCGGGCAGCATGCCTGCCTGGTGGCCGACGCGCTGGGCATGAAGACGGTGATGATCCATCCGTTCGCCGGGGTGCTCAGCGCCTACGGCATGGGCCTGGCCGACCTGCGCCTGCTGCGCGAGGCGACGGTGGAGTTGCGCCTGGACGAGGCCGGCGAAGTGCTGCCGGCCCGCGCCGCCGCGCTGGCGGCTGAGGCGGAAGCCGCCCTGCGCGCCCAGGACGCGCCGCTGCTTCGCGTCGAAACCGAGGCGGCCGTACTGGTGAAGTACGCCGGTACGGACACCCCGCTGCGCGTGCCGCTGAGCGACGCCGCGGGCGTGAAGGCCGCCTTCGAGACTCTGCATCAGCGCCGCTTCGGCTTCGTCTCGCCATCGACGCCGCTGGTGGTCGAGACCCTCAGCGTCGAGGCGATCGGCCATGCCGACGCTGGGGACGCAGCGGACCTAAAATCCGCCGGACCGGACGCCACGGGGCCGCTTGCCACCGTCGAGGTCCGGATGGCGGGATCCCCCCACGCTACGCCGGTCTTTGATCGCGATCGCATGAAGATCGGCGCCGAAGTCGCCGGGCCGGCCATCATCCGGGAAGCGACGGGCACGACGATCGTCGAGCCTGGCTGGCGCGCCCGTGTAGACGATCATCAGAACCTGATCCTCGACCGCGTCGAAGCCCTCGCGCCTCGCCGCGCCGCCGGAACCGACGCGGATCCGGTGATGCTGGAGGTGTTCAACAACCTCTTCATGGCCGTGGCCGAGGAGATGGGGTTCGCCCTGCAGAACACCGCCTACTCGGTGAACATCAAGGAGCGGCTCGACTTCTCCTGCGCCCTGTTCGACCGCGACGGGAACCTGATCGCCAACGCCCCGCACATGCCGGTGCACCTGGGCTCGATGGGCGACAGCGTGCGGGCCATCCGCGATGCACGCTCCAACGACGGCCGGGGCATGAAGGCCGGCGACGTCTACATGCTCAACGCCCCCTATGCCGGCGGCACCCACCTGCCCGACGTGACGGTGGTCATGCCGGTGTTCGACGCGGCCGGAGCCTTGCTTTTCTACGTCGCCGCGCGCGGCCACCAGGGTGACATCGGCGGCGTCACTCCAGGCTCCATGCCGCCGGGCAGCCGAACGGTCGAGGAGGAGGGGGTGCTGATCGAGAACTTCCTGCTGGTCGAGGGCGGGCGGTTCCTGGAGGCGGAGACGCGAGCGCTGCTGGCTTCAGGCCGGTGGCCGGCGCGCAATCCCGACCAGAACATCGGCGACCTCAAGGCCCAGGTGGCCGCCTGCGCGCGCGGCGCCGAAAGCCTGACCGGCCTCGTCGCCGAGTTCGGCCAGGAGGTGGTCGAGGCCTACATGGCCCACGTGCAGGACAACGCCGAGGAGGCCGTGCGCCGGGTGCTCGCCAAGCTTTCGGACGGCGCCTTCGCCTACGAGCTCGACGACGGCAGCGTGGTGAAGGCGGCGATCACGGTGGACCAGGCCGCGCGCACCGCGCGCGTGGATTTCACCGGCACCAGCGATCAGGTTCCGACCAACTTCAACGCGCCCGCCTCGATCTGTCGGGCGGCGGCCCTGTATGTCTTCCGCACGCTGGTGGACGACGAGATCCCGATGAACGACGGCTGCCTGCGGCCGGTCGAGCTGGTCATTCCGGAAGGCTCGATGCTGAAGCCGCGCTATCCGGCGGCGGTGGTGGCGGGCAATGTCGAGACCAGCCAGGTCGTGGTCGACGCCCTCTACGGCGCGCTCGGCGTCATGGCGGCGGCGCAGGGTACGATGAACAACTTCACCTTCGGCGACGACCGGCGGCAGTACTACGAGACGATCTGCGGCGGGGCTGGGGCGGGGCCTGACTTCGACGGCGCCGACGCGGTGCAGACCCACATGACCAACAGCCGCCTGACCGATCCGGAGGTGCTGGAGACGCGCTATCCGGTGCGTGTGGAAGCCTTCTCGATCCGGCGCGGATCGGGAGGGGCGGGCGAGCATCGCGGCGGCGACGGGGTGGTGCGCACCATCGGCTTCCGCGAGCCGATGACCGTGACCTTGCTTTCCAACCGCCGGCGCGTGCCGCCGTTCGGCCTGCATGGCGGAGCGAGTGGCGCGCTGGGCAGGGCGCGGATCGAGCGGGCCGACGGGTCGGTGCAGATCCTGGCCGCCACCGACGAGGCCCAGGTCGCGGCCGGCGACCGGGTGGTCATCGAGACGCCCGGCGGCGGGGGCTGGGGCAAGGGCTGA
- a CDS encoding NAD(P)H-dependent flavin oxidoreductase, translated as MALPPILRDRLRLPVIASPLFIISNPDLVIAECKAGIVGSFPSLNARPLSQLDEWLARITEELAAWDKAHPDMPSAPFAVNQIVHKTNNRLEQDIELCVKYKVPVVITSLGAREDLNQAIHSYGGITLHDVINDRFARKAIEKGADGLIPVAAGAGGHAGAISPFALVQEIRTWFDGPVALSGAIASGRSILSAQAMGADLAYIGSAFIATEEANAPEAYKRTITEANASDIVYSNLFTGVHGNYLRQSIVAAGLDPDNLPESDPSKMSFGSGGNQDAKAWRDIWGSGQGIGAIKEVLPVAERIARLAEEYEDAKAELAAKTALTAGNRLAFAAE; from the coding sequence ATGGCTCTGCCGCCCATCCTGCGTGACCGTCTGCGCCTGCCGGTGATCGCCTCGCCGCTGTTCATCATCAGCAACCCGGACCTCGTGATCGCCGAGTGCAAGGCCGGCATCGTCGGCTCGTTCCCGTCGCTGAACGCCCGCCCGCTGTCGCAGCTGGACGAGTGGCTGGCCCGCATCACCGAGGAACTGGCCGCCTGGGACAAGGCCCACCCGGACATGCCCTCGGCCCCGTTCGCCGTGAACCAGATCGTCCACAAGACCAACAACCGGCTCGAACAGGACATCGAGCTGTGCGTGAAATACAAGGTGCCGGTGGTGATCACCTCGCTGGGCGCCCGCGAGGACCTGAACCAGGCGATCCACTCGTACGGCGGCATCACCCTGCACGACGTCATCAACGACCGCTTCGCCCGCAAGGCCATCGAGAAGGGGGCCGACGGCCTGATCCCGGTGGCGGCCGGGGCCGGCGGCCACGCGGGCGCGATCTCGCCCTTCGCCCTGGTGCAGGAGATCCGCACCTGGTTCGACGGGCCTGTGGCCCTGTCTGGCGCCATCGCCAGCGGCCGCTCGATCCTGTCGGCCCAGGCCATGGGCGCGGACCTGGCCTATATCGGCTCGGCCTTTATCGCCACCGAGGAAGCCAACGCGCCGGAGGCCTACAAGCGGACGATCACCGAGGCCAACGCCAGCGACATCGTCTATTCGAACCTCTTCACCGGCGTGCACGGCAACTATCTGCGCCAGTCGATCGTCGCCGCGGGCCTGGACCCGGACAACCTGCCGGAAAGCGATCCGTCGAAGATGAGCTTCGGCTCGGGCGGCAACCAGGACGCCAAGGCCTGGCGCGACATCTGGGGCTCGGGCCAGGGCATCGGCGCCATCAAGGAAGTGCTGCCGGTCGCCGAACGCATCGCCAGGCTGGCGGAGGAATATGAGGACGCGAAGGCCGAACTGGCGGCCAAGACCGCGCTGACGGCCGGCAATCGCCTGGCTTTCGCCGCCGAGTAG
- a CDS encoding potassium channel family protein has protein sequence MMKYLDTVRELLAVYVVILLAAAGAYALFEGKPYLDSLWWACVTATTVGYGDVYPATPGGRVVAVVLMHVTLLLILPLLIGTICSRCIKDANEFSHAEQEEIKATLARLEARLAELSKRD, from the coding sequence ATGATGAAGTACCTCGACACGGTCCGCGAGCTGCTCGCGGTCTATGTGGTGATCCTGCTGGCCGCCGCCGGCGCCTACGCCCTGTTCGAGGGCAAGCCCTATCTGGACTCACTCTGGTGGGCCTGCGTGACCGCCACCACGGTGGGCTATGGCGACGTCTATCCGGCCACGCCCGGCGGACGCGTCGTGGCCGTGGTGCTGATGCATGTCACCCTGCTGCTGATCCTGCCGCTGCTGATCGGCACCATCTGCTCGCGCTGCATCAAGGACGCCAACGAGTTCAGCCACGCCGAGCAGGAAGAGATCAAGGCCACGCTCGCCCGGCTGGAGGCTCGCCTCGCGGAGCTGTCGAAGCGGGACTAG
- a CDS encoding 2OG-Fe(II) oxygenase family protein — protein MRDPAPPIHGLTELVQSRAFLDFGAKVIGAPQVAGVRAQASHYRPGDFLTLHDDKHGRDARLAAFTLGFTREWRPDWGGQLLFHDADGQIERGFMPGFNVLTLFRVPRPHSVAPVAAYAAAKRLSVTGWLIDDPEGAPR, from the coding sequence GTGCGCGACCCCGCGCCCCCGATCCACGGCCTCACCGAACTGGTGCAGAGCCGGGCGTTCCTCGATTTCGGGGCGAAGGTGATCGGCGCGCCGCAAGTGGCGGGCGTCCGGGCCCAGGCCTCGCACTACCGTCCGGGCGACTTCCTGACCCTGCACGACGACAAGCACGGCCGCGACGCGCGGCTGGCCGCCTTCACCCTGGGCTTCACGCGAGAGTGGCGGCCCGACTGGGGCGGCCAGTTGCTGTTCCACGACGCCGACGGACAGATCGAGCGCGGCTTCATGCCGGGCTTCAACGTCCTGACCCTGTTCCGCGTGCCGCGGCCGCACTCCGTCGCGCCGGTCGCCGCCTACGCCGCCGCCAAGCGCCTGTCGGTCACCGGCTGGCTGATCGACGATCCCGAAGGAGCGCCGCGATGA